In Morococcus cerebrosus, a single genomic region encodes these proteins:
- a CDS encoding DNA-binding protein gives MKAEKIKAGFRERGETMKDWCMARGYDPTYVSRILNGTVKANRGKAHQIALELGLKSKQDAA, from the coding sequence GTGAAAGCAGAAAAAATAAAAGCAGGTTTCCGAGAGCGCGGTGAAACGATGAAGGATTGGTGCATGGCGCGTGGTTATGACCCGACGTACGTGTCCCGCATTCTGAACGGAACCGTCAAGGCAAATCGGGGGAAGGCGCATCAAATCGCGCTGGAACTCGGGCTTAAGTCCAAACAAGACGCAGCGTAG
- a CDS encoding S24 family peptidase, whose translation MTALSDDYAYIPMFDVEVSAGNGTTAYGVTDPANHLAFRRDWLLQRGLHEQDLNIVTAKGDSMEPTISSKDTLLVDTSKTNPRDGQIYVIRSGDVLWVKRVQRQIDGSLLLISDNTTYPPMPLMLADHPDIQVIGQVVQVSKDLY comes from the coding sequence TTGACGGCATTGTCAGACGACTACGCCTATATCCCCATGTTTGATGTCGAGGTCTCCGCGGGCAACGGCACGACCGCCTACGGCGTAACCGACCCCGCCAATCATCTGGCGTTCCGGCGAGACTGGCTGCTCCAGCGCGGCCTGCATGAGCAAGACCTCAACATCGTTACAGCCAAAGGAGACAGTATGGAGCCGACCATCAGCAGCAAAGACACGCTGCTGGTTGACACCTCCAAAACCAATCCGCGCGACGGCCAGATTTACGTTATCCGCAGCGGCGACGTTTTATGGGTAAAGCGTGTCCAACGCCAAATCGACGGCAGCCTGCTCTTGATTTCCGACAACACAACCTATCCGCCCATGCCGCTGATGCTGGCAGACCACCCCGACATACAGGTCATCGGGCAGGTGGTTCAGGTATCCAAAGACCTGTATTAA
- a CDS encoding excalibur calcium-binding domain-containing protein: MKKGYLTLLVSVMMFSASAPALAKSCKDFPTQQAAQKFYEARKKSGLSGWKSLDRDGDGRACDCNPGGSGKNCPKKKR; encoded by the coding sequence ATGAAAAAGGGTTATTTGACATTGCTGGTGTCTGTTATGATGTTTTCCGCATCCGCCCCCGCTTTGGCGAAAAGCTGCAAAGACTTTCCGACGCAGCAGGCAGCGCAGAAATTTTATGAAGCCCGCAAAAAATCAGGATTGAGTGGCTGGAAGAGTTTGGACAGGGACGGCGACGGACGAGCTTGCGACTGCAACCCGGGCGGAAGCGGCAAGAATTGTCCGAAAAAGAAAAGATGA